The Streptomyces tendae genome has a window encoding:
- the cydD gene encoding thiol reductant ABC exporter subunit CydD, producing the protein MKPIDPRLVRYARATRGFLAVVIGLGAVGAGLVVAQAMLIAEIVVGSFQDGRSVGELRTPLLLLVAVAAGRGLAGWLTERAAHRASAAVKSELRGRLLERATALGPGWLDGQRTGSLVTLATRGVDALDGYFSRYLPQLGLAVVVPAAVLARIVTEEWVSAAIIVGTLPLIPVFMVLIGWATQNRMDRQWVLLSRLSGHFLDVVAGLPTLKVFGRAKAQAESIRRITDEYRRATLRTLRIAFISSFALELLATLSVALVAVTIGMRLVYGELDLYTGLLILILAPEAYLPLRQVGAQYHAAAEGLGAAEEIFTVLETPLPAAGKGAVPQGAVSFENVTVRYPGRRTDAVTDVSFTVAPGETVALVGPSGAGKSTLLNVLLGFVRPDAGRVRVGGADFTGLDLAEWHRHIAWVPQRPHLYAGTIAENVRLARPDADDDAVRRALRDAGALDFVNALPDGAGTVLGEDGTGLSAGQRQRLALARAFLADRPVLLLDEPTAALDGATEAEVVAAVRRLTAGRTVLLVVHRPALLAVADRVVRLTAPDAAEAPDESEPTTAGAVAGTAAVGVAMEHAPAGDGRPGVDPASQHSPARAPHPTGNDPLPQDASGSRVLTRVRALSGARRGRITLALFLGTLALGSAVGLMATSGWLISRASEQPPVLYLMMAVTATRAFGIGRAVFRYAERLVSHDAVLRMLADTRVAVYRRLERLAPAGLRGTRRGDLLTRLVSDVDALQDYWLRWLLPAGAAVAVSALSVGFTAWLLPEAGAVLAAGLLAAGVGVPLLTAAVARHTERRLAPARGVLATRVTDLLTGTPELTVAGALSARSAETRGADGILTRIASRSAAATGLGDGLTALISGLTVAAAALVGVQGVASGRLDGVALAVVVLTPLAAFEAVLGMPLAVRYRQRVRRSAERVYEVLDAPAPVREPATPRQAPASPFPLSLKGLSARHPGQDRDALAGLDLTLERGRRVAVVGPSGSGKTTLAQVLLRFLDPAAGSYTLAGVDAYALDGDDVRRLVGLCAQDAHLFNSSVRENLLLARKGATEHELRDALRRARLLEWVDGLPDGLDTLVGEHGARLSGGQRQRLALARALLADFPVLVLDEPAEHLDLPTADALTADLLAATEGRTTVLVTHRLAGLEAVDEVIVLDGGRVAQRGTYAELVSAEGPLRDMALREEAAGALVATS; encoded by the coding sequence GTGAAACCAATCGACCCTCGCCTTGTCCGGTACGCGCGTGCCACCCGGGGCTTCCTCGCCGTGGTCATCGGCCTCGGGGCCGTCGGAGCGGGGCTGGTCGTCGCCCAGGCCATGCTCATCGCCGAGATCGTGGTCGGCTCCTTCCAGGACGGCCGGTCCGTCGGTGAGCTGCGCACACCGCTGCTGCTGCTCGTCGCGGTCGCGGCCGGCCGCGGGCTGGCCGGCTGGCTGACCGAACGTGCCGCGCACCGGGCGAGCGCCGCCGTGAAGTCGGAGCTGCGGGGACGGCTGCTGGAGCGGGCCACGGCGCTGGGGCCGGGGTGGCTGGACGGGCAGCGCACCGGGTCACTGGTCACCCTGGCGACCCGGGGCGTCGACGCCCTCGACGGCTACTTCTCGCGCTACCTGCCCCAGCTGGGGCTCGCGGTGGTCGTGCCGGCGGCCGTCCTGGCGCGGATCGTCACCGAGGAGTGGGTCTCGGCGGCGATCATCGTGGGCACCCTGCCGCTCATCCCCGTCTTCATGGTGCTGATCGGCTGGGCCACGCAGAACCGGATGGACCGTCAGTGGGTGCTGTTGTCCCGCCTGTCCGGGCACTTCCTGGACGTCGTCGCCGGGCTGCCCACGCTGAAGGTGTTCGGCCGGGCCAAGGCCCAGGCCGAGTCGATCCGCAGGATCACCGACGAGTACCGGCGGGCGACCCTGCGGACACTGCGGATCGCCTTCATCTCGTCGTTCGCGCTGGAACTGCTCGCCACCCTCTCGGTGGCGCTGGTCGCCGTGACCATCGGCATGCGCCTTGTGTACGGCGAGCTGGACCTGTACACCGGTCTGCTCATCCTCATCCTGGCGCCGGAGGCGTATCTGCCGCTGCGCCAGGTCGGGGCCCAGTACCACGCGGCGGCCGAGGGGCTCGGGGCGGCCGAGGAGATCTTCACGGTGCTGGAGACACCCCTCCCTGCCGCCGGGAAGGGCGCGGTGCCGCAGGGCGCCGTCTCCTTCGAGAACGTGACGGTCCGGTACCCCGGCCGGCGCACGGACGCCGTGACGGACGTGTCCTTCACCGTCGCCCCCGGCGAGACGGTCGCCCTCGTCGGGCCGAGCGGAGCCGGCAAGTCGACCCTGCTGAACGTACTGCTGGGCTTCGTCCGCCCCGACGCGGGACGGGTGAGGGTCGGCGGCGCCGATTTCACCGGACTCGACCTCGCCGAGTGGCACCGCCACATCGCCTGGGTGCCGCAACGGCCGCATCTGTACGCCGGGACGATCGCCGAGAACGTACGGCTGGCCCGTCCCGACGCGGACGACGACGCGGTGCGGCGGGCCCTGCGGGACGCGGGCGCGCTGGACTTCGTGAACGCCCTGCCCGACGGGGCCGGCACCGTGCTGGGCGAGGACGGCACGGGACTCTCCGCCGGACAACGGCAGCGCCTCGCGCTGGCACGGGCGTTCCTCGCGGACCGGCCGGTGCTGCTGCTCGACGAGCCGACGGCCGCCCTGGACGGTGCCACGGAGGCCGAGGTCGTGGCCGCCGTGCGGAGGCTGACGGCCGGCCGGACGGTACTGCTGGTCGTGCACCGGCCGGCGCTGCTCGCGGTCGCGGACCGGGTGGTCCGGCTGACGGCACCCGATGCCGCAGAGGCTCCCGACGAGTCTGAGCCCACGACGGCCGGTGCCGTGGCGGGCACCGCCGCGGTGGGGGTCGCCATGGAGCACGCACCGGCGGGCGACGGCCGGCCGGGCGTCGACCCGGCGTCGCAGCACAGCCCCGCTCGGGCACCCCACCCGACGGGGAACGACCCCTTGCCGCAAGACGCCTCCGGGAGCCGCGTACTCACTCGGGTCCGGGCCCTGTCCGGCGCCCGGCGGGGGCGGATCACGCTCGCGCTGTTCCTCGGCACGCTCGCCCTGGGCAGCGCCGTCGGGCTCATGGCGACGTCCGGATGGCTCATCTCCCGGGCCTCGGAACAGCCGCCCGTGCTCTACCTGATGATGGCCGTCACCGCGACGCGGGCCTTCGGTATCGGCCGGGCCGTGTTTCGGTACGCCGAGCGGCTGGTGTCCCACGACGCCGTCCTGCGCATGCTGGCGGACACCCGGGTCGCGGTGTACCGGCGGCTGGAGCGGCTGGCGCCCGCCGGCCTGCGCGGTACCCGCCGGGGCGATCTGCTGACCCGGCTGGTCTCCGACGTGGACGCGCTCCAGGACTACTGGCTGCGCTGGCTGCTGCCGGCCGGTGCCGCCGTCGCGGTTTCCGCCCTGTCTGTCGGCTTCACCGCGTGGCTGCTGCCCGAGGCCGGTGCGGTGCTCGCGGCCGGGCTGCTGGCGGCGGGCGTCGGTGTCCCCTTGCTCACCGCTGCCGTCGCCCGGCACACCGAGCGCAGGCTGGCACCGGCTCGCGGCGTTCTCGCCACCCGGGTCACCGACCTGCTCACCGGCACCCCCGAGCTGACCGTCGCCGGCGCCCTGTCCGCGCGGTCCGCCGAGACCCGCGGGGCCGACGGCATCCTCACCCGCATCGCCTCGCGGTCCGCCGCCGCCACCGGGCTCGGTGACGGGCTCACCGCGCTGATCTCCGGTCTGACCGTGGCGGCCGCCGCCCTCGTCGGGGTGCAGGGCGTGGCGTCCGGCCGGCTCGACGGTGTGGCCCTGGCGGTGGTGGTCCTCACCCCGCTGGCCGCGTTCGAGGCGGTTCTCGGGATGCCGCTCGCCGTGCGGTACCGGCAGCGGGTGCGCCGCAGCGCCGAGCGCGTGTACGAGGTCCTGGACGCCCCGGCGCCGGTGCGTGAGCCCGCCACGCCCCGGCAGGCCCCCGCGTCACCGTTCCCGCTCAGTCTCAAGGGGCTCTCGGCCCGCCATCCCGGGCAGGACCGGGACGCGCTCGCGGGGCTGGACCTGACGCTGGAGCGGGGGCGCCGCGTCGCGGTGGTGGGTCCCTCCGGGTCCGGCAAGACCACGCTGGCCCAGGTGCTGCTGCGGTTCCTGGACCCGGCCGCCGGCAGCTACACGCTCGCGGGTGTGGACGCGTACGCCCTGGACGGGGACGACGTGCGGCGGCTGGTCGGTCTGTGCGCGCAGGACGCGCACCTGTTCAACAGCTCCGTCCGGGAGAACCTGCTGCTGGCCAGGAAGGGCGCGACCGAGCACGAGCTTCGCGACGCCCTCCGCCGGGCCCGGCTGCTGGAGTGGGTCGACGGGCTGCCCGACGGGCTGGACACGCTCGTCGGCGAGCACGGCGCCCGGCTCTCCGGCGGCCAGCGGCAGCGGCTCGCCCTGGCGAGGGCCCTGCTCGCCGACTTCCCCGTGCTGGTCCTGGACGAGCCCGCCGAGCACCTCGACCTGCCGACCGCCGACGCCCTCACCGCCGACCTGCTGGCCGCCACCGAGGGCCGCACGACGGTGCTCGTCACCCACCGGCTGGCCGGCCTGGAGGCGGTGGACGAGGTGATCGTGCTGGACGGCGGACGGGTGGCGCAGCGCGGGACGTACGCGGAACTCGTCTCCGCCGAGGGGCCGTTGCGAGACATGGCACTGCGGGAGGAGGCGGCGGGAGCACTGGTGGCGACGTCGTAG
- the cydB gene encoding cytochrome d ubiquinol oxidase subunit II: MELHDVWFVLIAVLWTGYFFLEGFDFGVGVLTRLLARDRAEKRVLINTIGPVWDGNEVWLLTAGGATFAAFPEWYATLFSGFYLPLLVILICLIVRGVAFEYRAKRPEENWQRNWETAIFWTSLLPAFLWGVAFGNIVRGVKIDAEFEYVGSVWDLLNPYALLGGLVTLTLFTFHGTVFTALKTVGDIRERARKLALRVGLVTAALALVFMLWTQADNGDGASLIALVVAVASLIAALVANQAGREGWSFTLSGVTIVAAVAMLFLTLFPNVMPSTLDAEWSLTVTNASSSPYTLKIMTWLAVIATPLVLVYQGWTYWVFRKRIGTQHIADPVH; the protein is encoded by the coding sequence ATGGAACTGCACGACGTCTGGTTCGTCCTGATCGCCGTCCTGTGGACCGGCTATTTCTTCCTGGAGGGCTTCGACTTCGGGGTCGGTGTCCTGACCAGGCTGCTGGCCCGCGACCGGGCCGAGAAGCGGGTACTCATCAACACCATCGGGCCCGTGTGGGACGGCAACGAGGTCTGGCTGCTCACGGCCGGCGGCGCGACCTTCGCGGCCTTCCCCGAGTGGTACGCCACCCTCTTCTCCGGCTTCTACCTGCCGCTGCTGGTCATCCTGATCTGCCTGATCGTCCGGGGTGTCGCCTTCGAGTACCGGGCGAAGCGGCCCGAGGAGAACTGGCAGCGCAACTGGGAGACGGCGATCTTCTGGACCTCGCTGCTCCCGGCGTTCCTGTGGGGCGTCGCCTTCGGAAACATCGTGCGCGGGGTCAAGATCGACGCCGAGTTCGAGTACGTGGGCAGCGTCTGGGACCTGCTCAACCCGTACGCCCTGCTGGGCGGTCTGGTCACGCTGACCCTGTTCACCTTCCACGGCACGGTGTTCACGGCCCTCAAGACGGTCGGGGACATCCGGGAGAGGGCACGGAAGCTGGCCCTGCGCGTGGGACTCGTCACCGCCGCGCTGGCCCTGGTCTTCATGCTGTGGACGCAGGCCGACAACGGGGACGGTGCGAGCCTGATCGCCCTGGTCGTGGCGGTCGCCTCGCTGATCGCTGCCCTGGTGGCCAATCAGGCGGGACGCGAGGGATGGTCGTTCACCCTGTCCGGCGTCACCATCGTGGCCGCGGTGGCCATGCTCTTCCTGACGCTCTTCCCGAACGTCATGCCGTCCACGCTGGACGCGGAGTGGAGCCTGACCGTCACCAACGCCTCCTCCAGCCCCTACACCCTGAAGATCATGACCTGGCTTGCGGTCATCGCCACACCGCTGGTGCTGGTCTACCAGGGCTGGACCTACTGGGTCTTCCGCAAGCGGATCGGCACCCAGCACATCGCCGATCCTGTGCACTGA
- a CDS encoding cytochrome ubiquinol oxidase subunit I: MDLALAPETLARWQFGITTVYHFLFVPLTISLAALVAGLQTAWVRTEKEKYLRATKFWGKLFLINIAMGVVTGIVQEFQFGMNWSDYSRFVGDVFGAPLAFEALIAFFFESTFIGLWIFGWDRLPKKIHLACIWMVSIGTLLSAYFILAANSWMQHPVGYRINGEKGRAELTDFWLVLTQNTTLNQVFHSFSAAFLTGGAFMVGIAAFHLMRKKHIPVMRTSLRLGLVTLAVGGLLTAISGDTLGKVMYEQQPMKMAAAEALWDGEEPAPFSVFAYGDVDKGHNEVALEIPGLLSFLAHSDFESYVPGINDTNKELQEKFGPGDYKPIVPVAYWGFRWMIGFGMASFSVGLLGLWLTRKKFLLPAAYRTGENEVPHLVLLKKPLGSRLTRLYWLAAVWTMAFPLIANAWGWIFTEMGRQPWVVYGVMRTEDAVSPGVSQAEVITSMTAFTLLYAVLAVIEVRLLVKYVKAGPPELSDSDLNPPTKLGGDVRDADKPMAFSY, translated from the coding sequence GTGGATCTGGCTCTGGCGCCGGAGACCCTGGCGCGATGGCAGTTCGGTATCACCACCGTCTACCACTTCCTCTTCGTTCCCCTGACGATCTCGCTCGCCGCCCTCGTCGCGGGGCTGCAGACCGCCTGGGTGCGGACGGAGAAGGAGAAGTACCTCAGGGCGACGAAGTTCTGGGGCAAGCTGTTCCTGATCAACATCGCGATGGGTGTCGTCACCGGCATCGTGCAGGAGTTCCAGTTCGGCATGAACTGGTCCGACTACTCACGGTTCGTCGGGGACGTCTTCGGTGCCCCGCTCGCATTCGAGGCGCTGATCGCCTTCTTCTTCGAGTCCACCTTCATCGGCCTGTGGATCTTCGGCTGGGACCGTCTGCCGAAGAAGATCCACCTGGCCTGCATCTGGATGGTCTCGATCGGCACGCTGCTGTCGGCGTACTTCATCCTCGCGGCCAACTCCTGGATGCAGCATCCGGTCGGCTACCGGATCAACGGGGAGAAGGGCCGCGCCGAGCTCACCGACTTCTGGCTGGTACTCACCCAGAACACCACGCTCAACCAGGTCTTCCACAGCTTCTCGGCGGCCTTCCTCACCGGCGGCGCCTTCATGGTGGGCATCGCGGCCTTCCACCTGATGCGCAAGAAGCACATCCCGGTGATGCGCACCTCGCTGCGGCTCGGCCTCGTCACCCTGGCGGTCGGCGGGCTGCTCACCGCGATCAGCGGCGACACCCTCGGCAAGGTCATGTACGAGCAGCAGCCGATGAAGATGGCCGCCGCCGAGGCCCTCTGGGACGGCGAGGAGCCGGCGCCCTTCTCCGTCTTCGCCTACGGCGACGTCGACAAGGGGCACAACGAGGTCGCCCTGGAGATTCCCGGCCTGCTGTCCTTCCTCGCCCACAGCGACTTCGAGTCGTACGTGCCCGGCATCAACGACACGAACAAGGAACTCCAGGAGAAGTTCGGACCCGGTGACTACAAGCCCATCGTGCCCGTCGCCTACTGGGGCTTCCGCTGGATGATCGGGTTCGGCATGGCCTCCTTCTCGGTGGGCCTGCTGGGGCTGTGGCTGACCCGGAAGAAGTTCCTGCTGCCGGCCGCGTACCGGACCGGGGAGAACGAGGTCCCGCACCTGGTGCTGCTGAAGAAGCCCCTGGGCTCCCGGCTCACCCGGCTCTACTGGCTGGCGGCGGTGTGGACGATGGCCTTCCCGCTGATCGCGAACGCCTGGGGCTGGATCTTCACCGAGATGGGCCGGCAGCCCTGGGTCGTCTACGGCGTGATGCGGACCGAGGACGCGGTCTCCCCCGGCGTGTCCCAGGCCGAGGTCATCACCTCGATGACCGCCTTCACCCTGCTCTACGCCGTCCTGGCCGTCATCGAGGTCAGGCTGCTCGTCAAGTACGTCAAGGCGGGGCCGCCCGAGCTCAGCGACTCCGACCTCAACCCGCCCACGAAGCTCGGCGGCGACGTCCGTGACGCCGACAAGCCGATGGCCTTCTCGTACTAG